A single region of the Paraburkholderia sprentiae WSM5005 genome encodes:
- the galU gene encoding UTP--glucose-1-phosphate uridylyltransferase GalU, with protein MLKVTKAVFPVAGLGTRFLPATKASPKEMLPIVDKPLIQYAVEEAMAAGITEMIFVTGRSKRAIEDHFDKSYEIEAELEARGKDKLLELVRSIKPSHVDCFYVRQAEALGLGHAVLCAEKLVGDNPFAVILADDLLYGTPPVMTQMIEVFDHYHSSVIGVEEIPPQDTKSYGIVDGKEWEDSIIKMSGIVEKPEPSVAPSNLGVVGRYVLKPRIFDHLRSIKPGAGGELQLTDAIQSLLADEQVLAYKYHGTRFDCGSKLGYLKATVEFALRHPEVAADFEEYLRTRSPVLEG; from the coding sequence ATGCTAAAAGTTACGAAGGCGGTTTTTCCGGTGGCAGGTCTTGGCACCCGCTTCCTCCCCGCCACCAAGGCTAGCCCGAAGGAGATGCTGCCGATCGTCGACAAGCCGCTGATTCAGTATGCGGTCGAAGAGGCGATGGCGGCCGGCATCACCGAAATGATCTTCGTCACGGGCCGCAGCAAGCGCGCGATCGAAGACCATTTCGACAAGTCCTATGAGATCGAGGCCGAACTCGAGGCGCGCGGCAAGGACAAGCTGCTCGAACTGGTGCGCAGCATCAAGCCGAGCCATGTGGACTGCTTCTACGTGCGCCAGGCGGAGGCGCTGGGCCTCGGCCACGCGGTGCTATGCGCCGAGAAGCTGGTCGGCGACAACCCGTTCGCGGTCATTCTCGCCGACGACCTGCTGTACGGCACCCCGCCCGTGATGACCCAGATGATCGAGGTGTTCGATCACTATCACAGCTCGGTGATCGGCGTCGAAGAGATCCCGCCCCAAGACACGAAGTCGTACGGCATCGTCGACGGCAAGGAATGGGAGGATTCGATCATCAAGATGTCGGGCATCGTCGAAAAGCCGGAGCCGAGCGTGGCGCCGTCGAACCTCGGCGTGGTGGGCCGTTATGTGTTGAAGCCGCGCATCTTCGATCATCTGCGCTCTATCAAGCCGGGCGCGGGCGGTGAGTTACAGCTGACGGACGCGATCCAGTCGCTGCTCGCCGACGAACAGGTGCTCGCATACAAGTATCACGGCACCCGTTTCGACTGCGGCAGCAAGCTCGGCTATCTGAAGGCGACGGTCGAGTTCGCGCTGCGTCACCCGGAAGTGGCCGCCGATTTCGAAGAATATCTGCGCACCCGCTCGCCGGTGCTCGAAGGCTGA
- a CDS encoding sulfurtransferase TusA family protein, with protein sequence MQIHKEVDARGLMCPLPILRAKKALADMESGQILKVLATDPGSQRDFAAFAKQTGNEIVESSAHDKVFTFLMRRR encoded by the coding sequence ATTCAGATTCACAAGGAAGTCGATGCGCGCGGGCTCATGTGCCCGCTGCCCATCCTGCGCGCCAAAAAGGCGCTTGCCGACATGGAAAGCGGCCAGATTCTGAAGGTGCTCGCCACCGATCCCGGCTCGCAGCGCGATTTTGCCGCGTTCGCGAAGCAGACCGGCAACGAGATCGTCGAAAGCTCCGCGCACGACAAGGTGTTCACGTTCCTGATGCGGCGCCGGTGA
- a CDS encoding Gfo/Idh/MocA family oxidoreductase, with translation MKPATERLRIGVVGLGRLGKRHAENLAYRVPGATLAAACSPLQDELAWARDALHQSLDAPRLYADYTELLADPHVDAVWLVTPSSLHAQQIVDALQAGKHVFCEKPLSLEIAECERVLAEAARYPHLQATIGFMRRFDPSYRDAFEKIAAGRIGLPFLVRSQTTDQNDNDGFFVRFAATSGGIFLDCTVHDIDVARWLLGKPRATRVFAAGTVALHDGLREFGDVDNGVAICEFEGGKLAMFYASRTQAHGNDTHSEIIGTAGALTVGRNPRANRVEIYDASGIRNECTPNFFDRFEDAFLHEARAFVASVQNGAGKGDAASSGATLADALEATRIGLALRQSLQSGEAVTL, from the coding sequence ATGAAGCCCGCCACGGAGCGTTTGCGGATCGGCGTGGTCGGCCTTGGGCGGCTCGGCAAGCGGCATGCGGAGAATCTCGCTTATCGGGTGCCGGGCGCGACGCTCGCGGCCGCCTGCAGTCCGCTGCAAGACGAGCTTGCCTGGGCGCGCGATGCGCTGCATCAGTCGCTCGATGCGCCGCGTTTGTACGCCGATTACACGGAGCTGCTCGCCGATCCGCACGTCGACGCGGTGTGGCTCGTCACGCCGTCGTCGCTGCACGCGCAGCAGATCGTCGACGCGTTGCAGGCAGGCAAGCATGTGTTCTGCGAAAAGCCGCTGTCGCTGGAGATCGCGGAATGCGAGCGCGTGCTGGCCGAAGCGGCGCGCTATCCGCACTTGCAGGCGACGATCGGCTTCATGCGCCGCTTCGATCCGAGCTACCGCGACGCGTTCGAGAAGATCGCCGCCGGTCGGATCGGCCTGCCGTTCCTCGTGCGCTCGCAAACCACCGATCAAAACGACAACGACGGCTTTTTCGTGCGCTTCGCGGCGACCTCGGGCGGCATCTTTCTCGACTGCACGGTGCATGACATCGACGTCGCCCGCTGGCTGCTCGGCAAGCCGCGTGCGACGCGCGTGTTCGCGGCGGGAACGGTCGCGCTGCACGACGGTCTGCGCGAATTCGGCGACGTCGATAACGGCGTCGCGATCTGCGAGTTCGAGGGTGGCAAGCTCGCGATGTTCTACGCCTCGCGCACCCAGGCGCACGGCAACGACACGCATAGCGAAATAATCGGCACGGCGGGCGCACTGACGGTCGGCCGCAATCCGCGCGCGAATCGCGTCGAGATCTACGACGCGAGCGGCATTCGCAACGAATGCACGCCGAACTTTTTCGACCGGTTCGAGGACGCGTTTCTGCACGAGGCACGCGCGTTCGTTGCGTCGGTGCAAAACGGGGCAGGCAAGGGCGATGCGGCATCGAGCGGCGCGACGCTTGCCGATGCGCTCGAAGCGACGCGCATCGGCCTGGCGCTGCGCCAATCACTGCAAAGCGGCGAGGCGGTGACGCTGTAG
- the iolG gene encoding inositol 2-dehydrogenase: MTDAVNPIDVALFGAGRIGKIHAANLARQPGVRLKYVVDVNREAAAALAAQHGAQVADVDGAIGDASIGATVICSSTDTHADLIVKSAAQNKHVFCEKPVDLTLERARMCAQAVERAGVVCMIGFQRRFDPTFSSLKARLDAGEIGTPEMLVVTSRDPGAPPLEYIRHSGGIFKDMLIHDFDIFRWILDDEADTLHATGSCLTDPAIADAGDIDSTAVTIRTKRGRLCQINTTRRAAYGYDQRFEVLGSAGMLQAGNVRPTEVTAYSKTEVSTDVPEAFFLERYRAAYALEIAHFFDALTHGKPVRTTVADGLKALELAEAATRSWREGRAIKLGEAAR; encoded by the coding sequence ATGACTGACGCGGTAAATCCGATCGACGTCGCGCTGTTCGGCGCGGGACGCATCGGCAAGATCCATGCGGCGAATCTCGCACGGCAGCCGGGTGTGCGGCTCAAGTACGTGGTCGACGTGAATCGCGAGGCCGCGGCCGCGCTGGCCGCGCAGCATGGCGCGCAGGTCGCCGACGTCGACGGCGCGATCGGCGACGCGTCGATCGGCGCGACCGTGATCTGTTCGAGCACCGACACGCATGCGGACCTGATCGTCAAATCGGCCGCGCAAAACAAGCACGTCTTCTGCGAGAAGCCGGTCGATCTGACGTTGGAGCGTGCGCGGATGTGCGCGCAGGCCGTGGAGCGCGCGGGCGTCGTCTGCATGATCGGCTTTCAGCGGCGCTTCGATCCGACGTTTTCCTCATTGAAGGCGCGCCTCGACGCTGGCGAGATCGGCACGCCGGAAATGCTGGTCGTGACGAGCCGCGATCCGGGCGCGCCGCCGCTCGAGTACATCCGCCACTCGGGCGGCATCTTCAAGGACATGCTGATTCACGACTTCGACATCTTCCGCTGGATTCTCGACGACGAAGCCGACACGCTGCACGCCACCGGCAGTTGCCTCACCGATCCCGCGATCGCCGACGCGGGCGACATCGATTCGACCGCGGTGACGATCCGCACCAAGCGCGGGCGCCTGTGTCAGATCAACACCACGCGCCGCGCGGCCTACGGCTACGACCAGCGCTTCGAAGTGCTCGGCAGCGCCGGCATGCTGCAAGCGGGCAACGTGCGGCCGACCGAGGTCACCGCTTACTCGAAAACGGAAGTTTCGACCGACGTGCCCGAGGCGTTCTTCCTCGAACGCTATCGCGCGGCGTACGCGCTCGAAATCGCGCATTTCTTTGACGCGCTCACGCACGGCAAGCCGGTGCGCACGACCGTCGCCGATGGCCTGAAAGCGCTGGAACTCGCGGAAGCCGCGACGCGTTCCTGGCGCGAGGGCCGCGCGATCAAACTCGGCGAGGCAGCGCGATGA
- a CDS encoding MurR/RpiR family transcriptional regulator, protein MAEQITEEAVPSVDELMQRIAVIYESLPRQLKSVATYIEQHRSSVMMDRTSDIAASCGVHPSAVVRFAQRFGFSGFSDLQAVFRQAYTGQGVSSPSYQQRIRKLIDEKPGTLSGGSVAREFIAASRGGLEELEAGLDDKQFDAAVKMLQQADNIYVVGVRRSFPVASYIVYALQHTHKRVHLVSGFGGMYREQIRSVKKGDVVIAISFAPYGKETQYCLRVAHHHQAKTLVITDSQLSPLARYASTQLYVKEGSAFAFRSLTSTICLCQALFIALAYKLELNVEESNDTGGYDD, encoded by the coding sequence ATGGCGGAACAGATCACCGAAGAGGCGGTGCCGAGCGTCGACGAATTGATGCAGCGCATCGCGGTTATCTACGAGTCGCTCCCGCGCCAGTTGAAGAGCGTGGCGACGTACATCGAGCAGCATCGCTCGAGCGTGATGATGGATCGCACAAGCGATATCGCCGCGAGCTGCGGCGTGCATCCGTCGGCGGTCGTGCGCTTTGCGCAGCGCTTCGGCTTTTCCGGCTTCTCCGATCTGCAGGCGGTGTTTCGTCAGGCGTATACCGGGCAAGGCGTGTCGTCGCCGAGCTATCAGCAGCGCATCCGCAAGCTGATCGACGAGAAGCCGGGCACCTTGTCGGGCGGCTCGGTCGCGCGTGAATTCATCGCCGCGTCGCGCGGGGGACTCGAAGAACTCGAAGCGGGGCTCGATGACAAGCAGTTCGACGCCGCCGTAAAAATGCTGCAGCAGGCCGATAACATCTATGTGGTCGGTGTGCGGCGCTCGTTTCCGGTCGCGAGCTACATCGTCTACGCGTTGCAGCATACGCACAAGCGCGTGCATCTGGTGTCCGGTTTCGGCGGCATGTACCGCGAGCAGATCCGCAGCGTGAAAAAGGGCGACGTGGTGATCGCGATCAGCTTCGCGCCGTACGGCAAGGAGACCCAGTACTGTCTGCGCGTCGCGCATCATCATCAGGCGAAGACGCTCGTCATTACGGATAGCCAACTATCGCCGCTCGCGCGCTACGCGAGCACGCAGCTGTACGTGAAAGAGGGCAGCGCATTCGCGTTCCGCTCGCTGACCAGCACGATCTGCTTGTGCCAGGCGCTCTTCATCGCGCTCGCGTACAAGCTCGAACTGAACGTTGAAGAATCCAACGACACTGGAGGCTACGATGACTGA
- a CDS encoding sugar ABC transporter substrate-binding protein: MRLCRGKATLRILVTALTLATGFGAASAARAADAHFVLISHAPDSDSWWNTIKNAIKQADEDFNVQTDYRNPPNGDIADMARLVEQAAARNYDGVIVSIADFDVLKSSIGKVTEKHIPLVTINSGTEEQSAKLGAIMHVGQPEYAAGKAAGEKAKAAGIKSFLCVNHYATNPASFERCRGFAEAIGANFKTSTLDTGQDPTGVQSKVSAFLRNHPDTQAVLTLGPLSADPTLKALQQMGLAGKIWFATFDFDSDIAKGIQDGTIQFAIDQQPYLQGYIPVAVLAIVKKDHTTDPAKIREILQANPKFKERLATYGLAPSYGPRNIGSGPGFITKANVDKVLKYAGQYR, translated from the coding sequence ATGAGACTTTGCAGAGGCAAGGCAACGCTCAGGATTCTGGTGACGGCGTTGACGTTGGCGACGGGATTCGGTGCGGCCTCGGCCGCCCGCGCGGCGGACGCCCACTTCGTGCTGATCAGCCACGCGCCGGATTCGGACTCGTGGTGGAACACGATTAAAAACGCGATCAAGCAGGCCGACGAGGACTTCAACGTTCAGACCGACTACCGCAACCCGCCGAACGGCGACATCGCCGACATGGCGCGTCTCGTCGAACAGGCGGCCGCGCGCAATTACGACGGCGTGATCGTATCGATCGCCGACTTCGACGTGCTGAAGAGTTCGATCGGGAAGGTCACCGAGAAACACATTCCGCTCGTCACGATCAATTCGGGCACCGAGGAGCAAAGCGCGAAGCTCGGCGCGATCATGCACGTGGGCCAGCCCGAATACGCGGCCGGCAAGGCCGCCGGAGAAAAGGCGAAGGCCGCGGGGATCAAGTCGTTCCTGTGCGTGAATCACTACGCGACGAACCCGGCTTCGTTCGAACGCTGCCGCGGTTTCGCCGAAGCGATCGGCGCCAACTTCAAGACCTCGACGCTCGACACGGGCCAGGACCCGACCGGCGTGCAGTCGAAGGTCAGCGCGTTCCTGCGCAATCACCCGGACACCCAGGCGGTGCTGACGCTCGGTCCGCTGTCGGCCGATCCGACGCTAAAGGCGCTGCAACAGATGGGCCTCGCGGGCAAGATCTGGTTCGCGACGTTCGACTTCGACAGCGACATCGCCAAGGGCATCCAGGACGGCACGATCCAGTTCGCGATCGACCAGCAGCCGTACTTGCAGGGCTATATCCCGGTTGCGGTGCTCGCGATCGTGAAGAAGGACCACACCACCGACCCCGCCAAGATCCGCGAGATCCTGCAGGCGAATCCGAAGTTCAAGGAGCGTCTTGCGACCTATGGGCTCGCGCCGTCGTATGGGCCGCGCAATATCGGCTCGGGCCCGGGCTTCATCACGAAGGCCAATGTCGACAAGGTACTGAAGTACGCGGGCCAGTACCGCTGA
- a CDS encoding ABC transporter permease: protein MGVADLFHPHHRKQPPPDPQDPAQSGSLSASSPASADERVREESWFRHLLGRPEFAALAGTVMVFIVFGVAAGNSGMFNLDGVMNWSQVAAYLGLISVGACLLMIAGEFDLSIGSMIGFAGMMVALPTMYFHWPIWLAIVFAFVGSMLLGALNGYLVMRTRLPSFIVTLAFLFILRGLTLALSVMFADRTIISGVGDVARQDWFAHTFFQGVAFRGLFVWLGHLGLVKMLDNGTPLVPGIPKVLLWWLVLAVVCAFTLAKTRFGNWIFAVGGDANAAKNVGVPVRRVKISLFVLTAFCSALYAVLQVCDIGSAAADRGLQAEFEAIIAAVIGGTLLTGGYGSVVGACFGALIFGVVQIGITYTNVDSDWFRVFLGVMLLFAVLFNHYVRGRVAASR, encoded by the coding sequence ATGGGTGTCGCCGACCTGTTTCATCCCCATCACCGCAAGCAACCGCCGCCCGATCCGCAGGATCCGGCACAGTCAGGCTCGCTGTCCGCTTCGTCGCCGGCCAGCGCCGACGAACGCGTGCGCGAGGAATCCTGGTTCCGCCATCTGCTCGGCCGGCCGGAATTCGCGGCGCTCGCGGGCACCGTGATGGTGTTCATCGTGTTCGGCGTGGCCGCGGGCAACTCGGGGATGTTCAACCTCGACGGCGTGATGAACTGGTCGCAGGTCGCCGCCTATCTCGGCCTGATCTCGGTCGGCGCTTGCCTGCTGATGATCGCCGGCGAGTTCGATCTGTCGATCGGCTCGATGATCGGCTTTGCCGGCATGATGGTCGCGCTGCCGACCATGTACTTTCACTGGCCGATCTGGCTCGCGATCGTGTTCGCATTCGTCGGCTCGATGCTGCTCGGCGCGCTCAACGGCTATCTGGTGATGCGCACGCGCCTGCCGTCGTTCATCGTCACGCTGGCATTCCTGTTCATTCTGCGCGGTCTCACGCTCGCGCTGTCGGTGATGTTCGCCGATCGCACGATCATCTCCGGCGTCGGCGACGTCGCGCGTCAGGACTGGTTCGCGCACACGTTCTTTCAGGGCGTCGCGTTCCGAGGTCTGTTCGTGTGGCTTGGCCACCTCGGCCTCGTGAAGATGCTCGACAACGGCACGCCGCTCGTGCCGGGCATTCCGAAGGTGCTGCTGTGGTGGCTCGTGCTCGCCGTGGTGTGCGCGTTCACGCTCGCGAAGACCCGCTTCGGCAACTGGATTTTCGCGGTCGGCGGCGATGCCAACGCGGCCAAGAACGTCGGCGTGCCGGTGCGTCGCGTGAAGATCTCGCTGTTCGTGCTGACGGCGTTCTGCTCGGCCCTGTATGCGGTGCTGCAGGTGTGTGACATCGGGTCGGCCGCGGCCGACCGCGGTTTGCAGGCGGAGTTCGAGGCGATCATCGCCGCGGTGATCGGCGGCACGCTGCTCACGGGCGGCTACGGCTCGGTGGTCGGCGCATGCTTCGGTGCCCTGATCTTCGGCGTCGTGCAGATCGGCATCACGTACACCAACGTCGATTCCGACTGGTTCCGCGTGTTCCTCGGCGTGATGCTGCTGTTCGCCGTGTTGTTCAACCACTACGTGCGTGGCCGCGTCGCGGCGTCGCGCTAG
- a CDS encoding ATP-binding cassette domain-containing protein, with protein sequence MSTPEQNADDIILSLENVSRYFGNIIALNDITLRLKRGEVHCLLGDNGAGKSTLIKTLAGVYQPSKGTYRVDGKPVRFTSPRDALDLGIATVYQDLALVPLLSVARNFFMGREPQRKLFGFLKVMDLETCASAARDKLAEMGINVRDPHQPIGTMSGGERQCLAIARAIHFGARVLILDEPTAALGVKQSFNVLKLIHKARAKGISVIFITHNVHHAYPIGDSFTLLNRGRSLGTFTKQTISKDEVLDMMAGGAEMQKMIGELEGATI encoded by the coding sequence ATGAGCACCCCCGAGCAGAACGCGGACGACATCATCCTGTCGCTGGAAAACGTCAGCCGTTACTTCGGCAACATCATCGCGCTGAACGACATCACGCTGCGGCTCAAGCGCGGCGAAGTGCATTGCCTGCTCGGCGACAACGGCGCCGGCAAGTCGACGCTGATCAAGACGCTCGCGGGCGTGTATCAGCCGAGCAAAGGCACCTACCGGGTGGACGGCAAACCGGTGCGCTTCACCTCGCCGAGAGACGCGCTCGATCTCGGCATCGCAACCGTCTACCAGGATCTCGCGCTGGTTCCGCTGCTTTCGGTTGCGCGCAATTTCTTCATGGGCCGCGAGCCGCAGAGAAAGCTATTCGGCTTTCTTAAGGTGATGGACCTCGAAACCTGCGCGAGCGCCGCGCGCGACAAGCTGGCCGAAATGGGCATCAACGTGCGCGACCCGCATCAGCCGATCGGCACGATGTCGGGCGGCGAGCGTCAATGTCTGGCCATCGCGCGTGCGATTCACTTCGGCGCGCGCGTGCTGATTCTCGACGAACCGACCGCCGCGCTCGGCGTCAAGCAGAGCTTCAACGTACTGAAGCTGATCCATAAAGCGCGCGCCAAGGGCATCTCGGTGATCTTCATCACGCACAACGTGCATCACGCGTATCCGATCGGCGACTCGTTCACACTGCTCAATCGCGGCCGCTCGCTCGGCACCTTCACCAAACAGACGATCAGCAAGGACGAAGTGCTTGACATGATGGCCGGCGGCGCCGAGATGCAAAAGATGATCGGCGAACTCGAAGGCGCGACGATCTGA
- a CDS encoding bifunctional 5-dehydro-2-deoxygluconokinase/5-dehydro-2-deoxyphosphogluconate aldolase, whose protein sequence is MAHSSTSSGIAASGRFAPGRARDIVCLGRLAVDLYAQQVGARLEDVSSFAKYLGGSSANIAFGCARLGLDAAMLARVGNDHMGRFLTETLAKEGCDVSHVRIDDERLTALVLLGLKDRDTFPLIFYRENCADMAVDEADFDEAFIASSKALLITGTHFSTEQVNRASRRALEYARRNDVRTVLDIDYRPVLWGLTGKADGETRFVASEGVSAHLQRILPLFDLVIGTEEEFCIAGGKTELRDALAMVRAVTPATLVLKRGPLGCQIIDGEVPASLDAAPIHGGVEVDVLNVLGAGDAFASGFLSGWLRDQPLDACARAANASGALVVSRHGCAPAMPTPAELDYFLREAQADPQRMRRPDLDAKLARLHRVSPARKAWHEVLGFAFDHRNPFFELAQQTGADEARIASLKCLFVEAVAQTERALNLQGRIGVLIDDRYGQDALNAATGRGWWIGRPVELPGSVPLVFDHGRSIGTTLIAWPQEHVVKCLVQLHPDEPIEQRLEQEAQLRALYDATQASGHELLLEVIPPKHASLPQGPDLVYRALKRIYNLGIYPEWWKLEPMDRAQWQAVDALIAERDPYCRGVVLLGLSAAVEQLSEGFRAAAQAATCRGFTVGRTIFHEPSHAWLAGDIGDDELIARVRQTFETLIAAWRGARGEPTAHGTPRHVHQEQAA, encoded by the coding sequence ATGGCTCACTCCAGCACCTCTAGCGGCATCGCAGCAAGCGGACGGTTCGCGCCGGGGCGTGCGCGCGACATCGTGTGCCTCGGCCGGCTGGCCGTCGATCTTTACGCGCAGCAGGTCGGCGCGCGGCTCGAAGACGTGTCGAGCTTCGCGAAGTATCTCGGCGGCTCGTCGGCGAACATCGCGTTCGGCTGCGCGCGGCTCGGGCTCGACGCGGCCATGCTCGCGCGCGTCGGCAACGATCACATGGGGCGCTTCCTGACCGAAACGCTCGCGAAGGAAGGCTGCGACGTCAGCCACGTGCGCATCGACGACGAACGGCTGACCGCGCTCGTGCTGCTCGGGCTGAAGGATCGCGACACGTTTCCGCTGATCTTCTACCGCGAGAACTGCGCGGACATGGCGGTCGACGAGGCCGATTTCGACGAGGCGTTCATCGCGTCGTCCAAAGCGCTGCTGATCACCGGCACGCACTTCTCGACCGAGCAGGTCAATCGCGCGAGCCGCCGTGCGCTCGAATACGCGCGCCGCAACGACGTGCGCACCGTGCTCGACATCGACTATCGGCCGGTGCTGTGGGGACTCACGGGCAAGGCCGACGGCGAGACGCGTTTCGTGGCGAGCGAGGGCGTGAGCGCGCATTTGCAGCGGATTCTGCCGCTGTTCGATCTCGTGATCGGCACCGAGGAAGAGTTTTGCATCGCCGGCGGCAAGACCGAACTCCGCGACGCGCTCGCGATGGTGCGCGCCGTGACGCCGGCCACGCTGGTGCTCAAACGCGGGCCGCTCGGCTGTCAGATCATCGACGGCGAGGTGCCTGCATCGCTCGACGCCGCGCCGATTCATGGCGGCGTCGAAGTCGACGTGCTGAACGTGCTCGGCGCTGGCGACGCGTTCGCTTCCGGCTTCCTGTCCGGCTGGCTGCGCGATCAGCCGCTCGACGCCTGCGCGCGCGCCGCGAACGCGAGCGGCGCGCTGGTCGTGTCGCGGCACGGCTGCGCGCCGGCGATGCCGACCCCGGCCGAGCTCGACTACTTCCTGCGCGAAGCGCAAGCCGATCCGCAGCGCATGCGCCGCCCGGATCTCGACGCGAAGCTCGCACGATTGCATCGCGTATCGCCGGCGCGCAAAGCGTGGCACGAAGTGCTCGGTTTCGCGTTCGATCATCGCAACCCGTTCTTCGAGCTCGCGCAGCAGACCGGCGCCGACGAAGCGCGCATCGCCTCGTTGAAGTGCCTGTTCGTCGAAGCGGTCGCGCAGACCGAACGCGCGCTGAACCTGCAGGGTCGAATCGGCGTACTGATCGACGACCGCTATGGTCAGGACGCGCTGAACGCCGCGACCGGCCGCGGCTGGTGGATCGGCCGCCCGGTCGAGTTGCCCGGCTCGGTGCCGCTCGTGTTCGATCATGGCCGCTCGATCGGCACCACGCTGATCGCGTGGCCGCAGGAACACGTCGTCAAATGCCTCGTGCAGCTTCATCCCGACGAGCCGATCGAGCAGCGGCTCGAACAGGAAGCGCAACTGCGCGCGCTGTACGACGCGACGCAGGCAAGCGGCCACGAGTTGCTGCTCGAAGTGATCCCGCCGAAGCATGCGTCGCTGCCACAAGGACCGGACCTCGTGTATCGCGCGCTCAAGCGCATCTATAACCTCGGCATCTACCCCGAGTGGTGGAAGCTCGAACCGATGGACCGCGCGCAATGGCAGGCCGTCGATGCGCTGATCGCCGAGCGCGATCCGTATTGCCGCGGCGTCGTGCTGCTCGGTTTGTCGGCAGCGGTCGAGCAGTTGAGCGAAGGCTTTCGCGCGGCCGCGCAAGCGGCAACGTGCCGCGGCTTCACGGTCGGCCGCACGATCTTTCACGAACCGAGCCATGCGTGGCTCGCCGGCGACATCGGCGACGACGAATTGATCGCGCGCGTGCGCCAGACCTTCGAAACGCTGATCGCCGCGTGGCGCGGCGCGCGCGGCGAACCGACGGCGCACGGCACGCCTCGTCACGTTCATCAGGAGCAGGCCGCATGA